The proteins below are encoded in one region of Mycobacterium pseudokansasii:
- a CDS encoding TetR/AcrR family transcriptional regulator — protein sequence MSTAADGGAFDDSGSVRRRRVDQRRRARLLTDLEDLLLAEGFKSLTVDDIAQRLRCSKATLYSLAGSKEQLSVVITRQFFRNATAEIEEAVAAVTDPRLRISVYLAAIGSAMNRCSPSFYADMKSYRPTADIYRLNSAAAAHRVQQFIAEGIRAGALRDVNGLFVGQLIALAIDGVHSGALLEPTGLTAGQAYHEIADLLLHGLNASPASAR from the coding sequence ATGAGTACGGCGGCCGACGGTGGCGCGTTCGACGACAGCGGGTCTGTTCGGCGGCGCCGGGTCGACCAGCGGCGACGCGCTCGATTGCTCACCGACCTGGAGGACCTGTTGCTCGCCGAAGGCTTCAAGAGCCTGACCGTCGACGACATCGCGCAGCGGTTGCGCTGTTCCAAAGCCACGCTGTACAGCCTCGCGGGTAGCAAGGAACAGCTTTCCGTCGTCATCACTAGGCAGTTCTTCCGCAACGCCACCGCCGAGATCGAGGAGGCCGTCGCCGCGGTCACCGATCCGCGGCTGCGCATCTCGGTCTATCTCGCGGCGATCGGATCGGCGATGAACCGCTGCTCGCCCAGCTTCTACGCGGACATGAAGAGCTATCGCCCGACCGCCGACATCTACCGCCTCAATTCCGCCGCCGCGGCACACCGCGTCCAGCAATTCATTGCCGAAGGTATCCGTGCCGGCGCGTTGCGCGACGTCAACGGGCTCTTCGTCGGACAGCTGATCGCTCTGGCGATCGACGGCGTGCACTCGGGGGCACTGCTCGAGCCCACCGGCCTCACCGCCGGCCAGGCGTACCACGAAATCGCCGATCTATTGCTGCACGGACTCAACGCATCGCCGGCGTCGGCTCGCTGA
- a CDS encoding thiolase C-terminal domain-containing protein produces the protein MSAAPGRPLPQITAENEFFWTSGADGELRFQQCRACDALIHPPAPVCRYCRSREIGVRAVSGRATLAGFTINHRFSLPALPAPYVVAQVAIAEDPRVRLTTNIVECEPDRLELGQPVEVVFEQIEDVWLPLFRPATAGEQAPLPADDIEPHRFGEYVRPMLTTAKFEDKVALTGIGMSAIGRRLMVAPLSLTVDACEAAVADAGLSFADIDGLSTYPGGGNLGGFGEGGVTALEAALGIRPTWHNGGIETFGPGGSVIAAMLAVAGGLARHVLCFRTLWEATFNELMKQGRVAPPFGSGGRTTSWQIPFGATSAAHTLAINAQRHCHRYGTTKETLGWIALNQRANAELNPTAVYRSPMTMADYLNARPITTPFGLYDCDVPCDGAVAVVVSAVDAARDLAKPPVLVEAVGTQIIERIDWDQSTLTHEPQVLGQAAHLWTRTSLRPDDVDVAELYDGFTMNCLSWIEALGFCGIGEAKEFLDGGKNIARDGVLPLNTHGGQLSHGRTHGMGLLHEAVSQLRGEAGARQVADARVGVVSSGGLTPSGVLLLRADA, from the coding sequence TTGTCAGCAGCACCGGGACGTCCGCTACCCCAGATCACCGCCGAGAACGAATTCTTTTGGACCTCAGGTGCGGACGGTGAATTGCGGTTCCAGCAGTGTCGGGCCTGCGACGCGCTGATCCATCCGCCCGCGCCGGTGTGTCGCTATTGCCGCTCCCGCGAGATCGGGGTGCGGGCCGTTTCGGGCAGGGCGACGCTGGCCGGGTTCACCATCAACCACCGGTTCAGCCTTCCGGCGCTGCCGGCGCCGTATGTGGTGGCGCAGGTGGCGATCGCCGAAGACCCCCGGGTCCGGCTGACCACCAACATCGTGGAGTGCGAGCCGGATCGGCTTGAGCTCGGTCAACCCGTCGAAGTGGTCTTCGAGCAGATCGAGGACGTCTGGCTGCCGTTGTTCCGGCCGGCGACCGCCGGCGAGCAGGCTCCCCTGCCGGCCGACGACATCGAGCCACACCGCTTCGGCGAATACGTCCGTCCCATGCTGACCACGGCGAAGTTCGAGGACAAGGTCGCCCTCACCGGCATCGGCATGTCGGCCATCGGGCGCCGACTGATGGTGGCGCCGCTGTCGCTGACGGTCGACGCCTGTGAGGCCGCCGTCGCCGACGCCGGGCTGAGTTTCGCCGACATCGACGGCCTGTCGACCTACCCCGGCGGCGGCAATCTCGGCGGGTTCGGCGAAGGCGGGGTGACCGCCCTGGAGGCGGCGCTGGGCATCCGGCCCACCTGGCACAACGGCGGCATCGAAACCTTCGGCCCGGGCGGATCGGTGATCGCGGCGATGCTCGCGGTGGCCGGTGGTCTGGCTCGTCACGTGCTGTGTTTCCGCACCCTGTGGGAAGCCACCTTCAACGAGCTGATGAAACAGGGCAGGGTCGCCCCGCCATTCGGATCGGGGGGCCGCACCACCAGCTGGCAGATCCCGTTCGGCGCCACCTCGGCCGCGCACACCCTGGCGATCAACGCGCAACGGCACTGTCACCGTTACGGCACCACCAAAGAAACACTGGGCTGGATCGCGCTGAACCAGCGGGCCAACGCCGAACTCAACCCCACCGCGGTCTATCGGTCACCGATGACCATGGCCGACTATCTGAACGCGCGGCCCATCACCACACCCTTTGGTCTCTACGACTGCGACGTCCCGTGCGACGGCGCGGTAGCCGTCGTCGTCTCCGCCGTCGACGCCGCCCGCGACCTGGCCAAGCCCCCGGTGCTGGTGGAAGCCGTCGGGACGCAGATCATCGAGCGAATCGATTGGGACCAAAGCACTCTCACGCACGAACCGCAGGTGCTGGGCCAGGCCGCGCACCTATGGACGCGCACCTCGCTGCGACCCGACGACGTCGACGTCGCCGAACTCTACGACGGGTTCACCATGAATTGCCTGTCCTGGATCGAGGCACTGGGATTCTGCGGAATCGGTGAAGCCAAGGAATTCCTGGACGGCGGCAAGAACATCGCCCGCGACGGTGTGCTGCCGTTGAATACCCACGGCGGGCAGCTCTCACACGGCCGCACCCACGGAATGGGTCTGCTGCACGAGGCCGTCAGCCAACTACGCGGCGAAGCCGGCGCACGCCAGGTTGCCGACGCCCGCGTCGGCGTGGTCAGCAGCGGCGGCCTGACGCCCAGCGGAGTGCTCCTGTTGCGGGCCGACGCATGA
- a CDS encoding enoyl-CoA hydratase/isomerase family protein, translating to MTETLAKETPRSGVVVIRLNRPDRLNAINDAMLGELTQTLASLAADRSVKAVVLTGAGRGFCSGIDMREFGSGAPDAGDPAIDRLRFQEAMASIPRAIRDLPQPVIAAVNGPCVGAGLALCLAADIRICSAAATFGNAAILLGLSGAEMGMSYHLPRIVGTSIAADWMLTGRTVSAEEADRRGLVSQLVEPEQLVERVLELAGRIAELAPLAVALTKRALQVNTDAGGLAAALELENRNQVISHATEEAAALRRKWST from the coding sequence GTGACGGAGACGTTGGCCAAGGAGACGCCGCGCTCCGGTGTCGTGGTGATCCGCCTCAACCGACCCGATCGGTTGAACGCGATCAATGACGCGATGTTGGGGGAGCTCACCCAGACCCTCGCTTCGCTTGCCGCCGACAGGTCGGTCAAGGCCGTGGTGCTCACCGGAGCGGGCCGCGGATTCTGCTCCGGTATCGACATGCGCGAGTTCGGGTCCGGGGCACCGGATGCCGGCGACCCGGCCATCGACCGACTGCGCTTTCAGGAGGCGATGGCGTCCATACCGCGGGCCATCCGCGACCTGCCGCAGCCGGTCATCGCGGCCGTCAACGGACCCTGTGTCGGTGCGGGACTGGCGTTGTGCCTGGCCGCAGATATCCGAATCTGCTCAGCGGCTGCGACATTCGGCAATGCGGCAATCCTTTTGGGGTTGTCGGGGGCCGAGATGGGGATGAGCTATCACCTGCCCCGCATCGTCGGCACCAGCATCGCCGCCGACTGGATGCTGACCGGCCGTACCGTGTCCGCTGAGGAGGCCGACCGGCGAGGGTTGGTGAGTCAGCTTGTGGAACCGGAACAGCTCGTCGAGCGTGTCCTCGAACTGGCGGGCCGAATCGCCGAGCTCGCGCCGCTGGCCGTCGCGCTGACCAAGCGTGCGCTGCAGGTGAATACCGACGCTGGCGGGTTGGCTGCGGCCCTGGAACTGGAGAATCGCAACCAGGTGATCAGTCACGCCACCGAGGAGGCCGCGGCGCTTCGTCGGAAGTGGTCGACATGA
- a CDS encoding ferredoxin encodes MRIRLDRTVCDGFGACAKHAPAYFSLDDWGYACLVGDGTVREQDRDAVMRALLDCPVHAITEIGDRPPEVAHPYVASPEDPAENLKTESNEAQWGFTR; translated from the coding sequence GTGAGAATCCGTCTGGACCGCACCGTCTGCGACGGCTTCGGCGCGTGCGCCAAGCATGCCCCGGCCTACTTCTCGCTCGACGACTGGGGATACGCGTGCCTGGTCGGCGACGGCACGGTGCGGGAGCAGGACCGCGATGCGGTCATGCGGGCACTGCTGGATTGCCCGGTGCATGCCATCACCGAAATCGGCGACCGCCCACCGGAAGTCGCTCACCCGTACGTCGCCAGCCCGGAGGATCCCGCCGAGAATCTCAAGACCGAGTCCAACGAAGCGCAGTGGGGATTCACGCGTTGA
- a CDS encoding ferredoxin, with translation MRIEVDWDLCESNAVCMGIAPEVFRVGDDDMLTVLQPEVTPGNEALVREAVRQCPRQAISLVD, from the coding sequence ATGAGAATCGAAGTCGATTGGGATCTGTGTGAGAGCAACGCCGTATGCATGGGCATCGCCCCGGAGGTGTTCCGGGTCGGCGACGACGACATGCTGACCGTCTTGCAGCCGGAGGTCACTCCCGGAAACGAGGCGCTGGTGCGCGAGGCGGTGCGGCAGTGCCCCCGCCAAGCGATTTCGCTTGTCGACTAG
- a CDS encoding PPE family protein has protein sequence MNFSVMPPEINSLRIFAGAGSAPMLEAAVAWDSLAAELGSAAQSFGSVTAGLAGQAWQGAASRAMVAAAAPYSGWLSTAAARAAAASAQAKAVASAFETARVAMVHPLAVAANRNAFVRLVLSNVFGQNAPAIASAEAQYEQMWATDVAAMVGYHGGASAAAAQLQSWQTGLQQALSGALGLPARAAAAPTQAPAGGSAAAGAAAATPIGNNGNLQLGGGNTGDSNLGSGNIGNANLGSGNTGNANLGGGNIGNANLGSGNKGNINVGNGNFGSANFGDGNIGIRNAGAGNNGTANSGAGNFGTGNFGFGNIGNGNFGGGNIGPGNFGDGNNGSTNVGSGNLGNFNLGSGNLGSNNVGFGNHGNNNVGFGLTGNNQVGIGGLNSGNNNIGFGNSGDNNIGFFNSGNNNVGFFNSGNGNVGFGNSGATNGGSWNAGGGNTGFGNAGFTNTGVGNAGDTNTGFGNAGRLNAGYGNAGILNAGYGNAGNVNAGFGNAGIQNTGWENSGTVNTGFGNAGMANTGWGNSGNINTGFLNSTNLSTGVGNLGSVGLNSGFGHTGANNSGFFNTSTGGFNSGFFNSGAGGFNSGINNSGASNVGINNSGFTNIGIANTGARNAGIANSAPNIVIGTSGVANSATFSSGGFNTGTSLSGFFH, from the coding sequence ATGAATTTTTCCGTGATGCCACCCGAGATCAACTCGTTGCGGATCTTTGCTGGCGCGGGCTCGGCGCCGATGCTGGAGGCTGCCGTGGCCTGGGACAGCCTCGCCGCTGAGTTGGGCTCGGCAGCGCAGTCGTTCGGGTCTGTGACCGCGGGGTTGGCGGGTCAGGCGTGGCAAGGTGCGGCGTCGAGGGCAATGGTGGCGGCGGCTGCGCCCTACTCGGGATGGTTGAGCACGGCGGCGGCCCGGGCCGCGGCGGCGTCGGCTCAGGCCAAAGCCGTGGCGAGCGCATTCGAGACGGCTCGCGTGGCCATGGTTCATCCGTTGGCGGTGGCGGCCAATCGCAATGCGTTCGTGCGGTTGGTGTTGTCGAATGTATTCGGTCAAAATGCACCGGCGATTGCCTCGGCGGAGGCCCAGTACGAGCAGATGTGGGCTACCGATGTTGCCGCGATGGTGGGTTACCACGGCGGCGCGTCGGCGGCGGCGGCGCAGTTGCAGTCGTGGCAGACGGGTCTGCAGCAGGCGTTGTCGGGCGCGCTCGGCCTACCTGCCCGCGCCGCCGCGGCTCCGACGCAAGCCCCTGCGGGCGGCTCCGCCGCGGCCGGCGCGGCGGCGGCCACACCCATCGGGAACAACGGCAACCTACAGCTGGGCGGCGGAAACACCGGTGATTCCAATCTGGGCAGCGGTAACATCGGCAACGCCAACCTCGGCAGTGGAAACACCGGCAACGCCAACCTGGGCGGCGGAAACATCGGCAACGCCAACCTGGGCAGCGGGAACAAGGGCAATATCAACGTCGGTAACGGAAACTTCGGTTCCGCAAACTTCGGCGACGGAAATATCGGCATCAGAAACGCCGGCGCCGGAAACAACGGCACCGCCAACTCCGGCGCCGGTAACTTTGGCACCGGTAACTTCGGCTTCGGAAACATTGGCAACGGAAACTTCGGTGGCGGCAACATCGGACCCGGAAACTTCGGCGACGGGAACAACGGCAGCACAAACGTAGGCAGCGGAAATCTCGGCAACTTCAACCTCGGTAGCGGCAACCTCGGCAGCAACAACGTCGGCTTTGGAAACCACGGCAACAACAACGTGGGCTTCGGGCTCACTGGCAACAACCAGGTGGGTATCGGCGGACTGAATTCGGGAAACAACAACATCGGTTTCGGGAATTCGGGCGACAACAATATCGGCTTCTTCAACTCGGGCAATAACAACGTGGGCTTCTTCAATTCGGGCAACGGCAATGTCGGGTTCGGGAATTCGGGAGCCACCAACGGCGGCTCTTGGAACGCGGGCGGCGGCAACACCGGCTTCGGGAACGCGGGCTTCACCAACACGGGCGTCGGAAACGCAGGCGACACCAATACGGGCTTCGGGAACGCGGGCCGCCTCAACGCGGGCTATGGAAACGCAGGCATCTTGAATGCGGGCTACGGAAACGCGGGAAATGTCAATGCGGGCTTCGGCAATGCGGGCATCCAAAACACGGGCTGGGAAAACTCGGGAACCGTTAATACCGGTTTCGGGAATGCAGGTATGGCCAACACGGGATGGGGAAACTCAGGCAACATCAACACGGGCTTCCTTAACTCGACAAACCTGAGCACGGGTGTGGGGAATTTGGGTTCGGTGGGCTTGAACTCGGGCTTCGGTCATACCGGCGCGAATAACTCGGGCTTCTTCAACACCAGTACCGGCGGCTTTAACTCGGGCTTCTTCAACTCGGGCGCCGGTGGCTTTAATTCGGGTATCAATAATTCGGGCGCCTCCAACGTGGGAATCAACAATTCAGGCTTTACCAACATTGGCATAGCCAATACGGGCGCCCGCAACGCCGGCATCGCCAACTCCGCCCCCAACATCGTCATCGGCACCTCCGGCGTAGCAAACTCGGCTACGTTCAGCTCGGGCGGCTTCAACACCGGAACCTCGCTGTCGGGTTTCTTCCATTAA
- a CDS encoding ferredoxin: MRVWVDDQCCRGHGMCLTLCPEVFRLTDDGYAEAITSDVPTEFEEAAREAIECCPEQAIKER; the protein is encoded by the coding sequence ATGAGGGTGTGGGTTGACGACCAGTGCTGCCGCGGGCATGGTATGTGCCTGACGCTGTGCCCCGAAGTCTTCCGCCTGACCGACGACGGTTACGCCGAAGCGATAACCTCGGATGTGCCAACGGAATTCGAGGAGGCCGCCCGCGAGGCCATCGAATGCTGTCCGGAGCAGGCGATCAAAGAGCGCTGA
- a CDS encoding alpha/beta hydrolase: MNRATVRPRVVMVDGVPMSALVAEAQDPRAVVVALHGGGTTSTYFDCPGHPQLSLLRLGATLGFTVVALDRPGHGSSAPYPEAVHSPQQRVELAFGAVERILGPRPRGAGLFLMGHSGGCELVLRMAASPLGAGLIGLELGGTGRRYHPAAKDVMRAAAQQDRPPGVRELLWEPMRLYPADIISAITNSSVAPRYERSVALNWSHRDFPELAPGVRVPVRFTLGRHDNVFRSDPQALAEIADMFSAAACFVSELQDEAGHNLSLGHSAADYHRKVFAFVHECVQLRPAATDDQEAG; the protein is encoded by the coding sequence ATGAACCGGGCAACCGTGCGTCCGCGGGTGGTCATGGTCGACGGCGTGCCGATGTCGGCACTGGTCGCCGAGGCCCAAGATCCCCGGGCGGTCGTCGTGGCCCTGCACGGCGGCGGCACCACGTCGACCTATTTCGACTGTCCCGGCCACCCGCAGCTGTCATTGCTACGGCTCGGCGCGACGCTGGGTTTCACGGTGGTCGCGCTCGACCGCCCCGGCCACGGCAGCTCGGCGCCGTATCCCGAAGCCGTGCACAGTCCGCAGCAGCGGGTTGAGCTTGCCTTCGGAGCCGTGGAGCGCATCCTGGGACCGCGCCCGCGCGGCGCGGGCCTGTTCCTGATGGGTCATTCCGGTGGCTGCGAGTTGGTGCTGCGGATGGCCGCCAGCCCGCTCGGCGCCGGGCTGATCGGCCTCGAACTGGGCGGCACCGGACGGCGCTACCACCCGGCCGCCAAGGACGTCATGCGAGCGGCCGCCCAACAGGACCGCCCGCCCGGGGTACGCGAGCTGTTGTGGGAGCCGATGCGGTTGTATCCGGCCGACATCATCAGCGCAATCACCAACTCGTCCGTCGCGCCCCGTTACGAGCGGAGCGTGGCATTGAACTGGTCGCACCGGGATTTCCCCGAGCTGGCACCTGGGGTTCGGGTCCCGGTGCGGTTCACCCTCGGCCGGCACGACAACGTCTTTCGATCAGACCCGCAAGCTTTGGCCGAAATTGCCGACATGTTCTCGGCGGCAGCATGTTTCGTCAGCGAGCTGCAGGACGAGGCCGGGCACAATCTCAGTCTCGGTCACAGCGCCGCCGACTATCACCGCAAGGTCTTTGCGTTTGTGCACGAGTGCGTGCAACTACGCCCGGCGGCTACCGACGATCAGGAGGCCGGTTGA
- a CDS encoding thiolase family protein: MRETVIVEAVRTAVGKRNGGLSGIHPADLSAVVLNELLERTGVSPDIIDDVIWGCVSQVGDQSSNIGRFSVLAAGWPESIPGTTVNRACGSSQQALDFAVHAVMSGQQDIVVAGGVEVMSRVPLGSARATGMPYGPKVLARYDNFSFNQGLSAEMIATKWGLSRTRLDDYSALSHERAAAAQDGGAFTEQIVPVFADDGTVVNADEGVRRGTTVEKLAALKPAFVEDGVIHAGNSSQISDGAAALLVTTSQLALELGLTPIVRYRAGAVTGADPVLMLTGPIPATEKVLRKSGIALDEVGVFEVNEAFAPVPLAWLAETGADPDRLNPLGGAIALGHPLGASGAVLMTRMVHHMRDNGIRYGLQTMCEGGGTANATVVELMN, translated from the coding sequence ATGCGGGAAACAGTCATCGTCGAAGCCGTCCGTACCGCTGTAGGCAAGCGCAACGGCGGGTTGTCCGGCATCCATCCCGCAGACCTCTCCGCGGTCGTGCTCAACGAACTGCTGGAGCGCACCGGGGTCAGTCCAGACATCATCGACGACGTGATCTGGGGCTGCGTGTCCCAGGTCGGCGACCAGTCGAGCAATATTGGACGCTTCTCGGTCCTGGCTGCGGGCTGGCCGGAGAGCATTCCGGGCACCACCGTCAACCGGGCTTGCGGATCCAGCCAGCAGGCCCTCGACTTCGCGGTGCACGCGGTGATGTCGGGCCAGCAGGACATCGTGGTGGCCGGTGGTGTCGAGGTCATGAGCCGGGTACCGCTCGGGTCCGCCAGGGCAACGGGAATGCCGTACGGGCCGAAAGTGCTTGCCCGCTATGACAACTTCTCGTTCAACCAAGGCCTGTCCGCGGAGATGATCGCCACGAAGTGGGGCTTGTCCCGTACCAGACTCGACGACTACTCCGCGCTGTCGCACGAGCGGGCCGCCGCGGCCCAGGACGGCGGCGCCTTCACCGAGCAGATCGTCCCGGTTTTCGCCGACGACGGGACCGTCGTCAACGCCGACGAGGGCGTGCGGCGCGGCACGACGGTCGAGAAGCTGGCCGCGCTCAAGCCGGCCTTCGTCGAGGACGGGGTGATCCACGCCGGCAACTCGTCGCAGATCTCCGATGGCGCCGCGGCACTACTGGTGACGACCTCGCAGCTGGCGCTGGAGCTGGGCTTGACGCCGATCGTGCGCTACCGGGCCGGCGCGGTCACCGGCGCGGACCCGGTGCTCATGCTCACCGGACCGATTCCGGCGACCGAAAAGGTGCTGCGCAAGTCGGGCATCGCTCTCGACGAGGTCGGCGTATTCGAAGTCAACGAGGCCTTCGCGCCGGTGCCGCTGGCCTGGCTGGCCGAGACCGGGGCCGACCCGGATCGGCTGAACCCGCTCGGTGGGGCGATCGCGCTCGGCCATCCGCTGGGCGCCTCCGGCGCGGTGCTGATGACCCGCATGGTTCATCACATGCGCGACAACGGAATTCGCTACGGCCTGCAGACCATGTGCGAAGGCGGCGGCACGGCCAACGCCACGGTGGTCGAGCTGATGAATTGA
- a CDS encoding cytochrome P450, with amino-acid sequence MTTSKVVFDPFSEEFFNGAWDTYRRMQQEAPVYYSEEYDFYALTRHVDVAAGLKDFQTYSSAYGIDLAMVRTGQPSPHKAIIFMDPPEHRHMRSLLNKVFTPRAIQSQRPTVIDKIDKYLGAVDPDGFDAVQEFSAPFPVEVITTMLGVPEEYAQQVRHWIDESLHREPGQVEVGEKGMQANINTAMLYYELVRQRRAEPRDDLFTKLISAEIERDDGQLTKLDDLEIAGFATLLGGAGAETVTKLVGNAPVVFARFPDQWQKLLDDRSKIPAAVEELLRYEAPSQYQVRRSMREVELHGVTIPAGKPVFLINGAANRDPQVWTDPDRFDIDRDPHEATNLGFGYGIHSCLGAALARMESAIALEKLLDFMPRYEVDWAHCNRVHMQNVAGWQNVPVRVLR; translated from the coding sequence ATGACCACCTCGAAGGTTGTCTTCGATCCGTTCTCCGAGGAATTCTTCAACGGCGCCTGGGACACCTACCGACGGATGCAACAAGAAGCGCCGGTCTACTACAGCGAGGAATACGACTTCTACGCGCTGACCCGCCACGTTGACGTGGCCGCGGGGCTCAAAGACTTCCAGACGTACTCGTCGGCCTACGGAATCGACCTTGCGATGGTGCGAACCGGGCAGCCGTCGCCGCACAAGGCGATCATCTTCATGGATCCCCCCGAGCACCGCCACATGCGCAGCCTGCTCAACAAGGTCTTCACGCCGCGCGCCATCCAGTCGCAGCGGCCGACGGTCATCGACAAGATCGACAAGTACCTGGGCGCGGTTGATCCCGATGGCTTCGACGCGGTGCAGGAGTTTTCCGCGCCGTTCCCGGTCGAGGTGATCACCACCATGCTCGGAGTGCCCGAAGAGTATGCCCAGCAAGTGCGGCATTGGATCGACGAGTCGTTGCACCGTGAGCCCGGGCAAGTGGAGGTCGGCGAAAAGGGCATGCAAGCCAACATCAACACGGCGATGCTCTACTACGAGCTGGTCCGGCAACGTCGCGCCGAACCGCGCGATGACCTGTTCACCAAGTTGATCAGCGCCGAGATCGAACGTGACGACGGACAGCTCACCAAGCTCGACGACCTCGAAATAGCAGGCTTCGCCACACTATTGGGAGGAGCCGGCGCCGAGACCGTGACCAAGCTGGTCGGCAATGCCCCGGTGGTGTTCGCCCGGTTTCCCGACCAGTGGCAGAAGTTGCTCGACGATCGCAGCAAGATCCCCGCCGCGGTCGAAGAATTGCTGCGCTATGAGGCGCCGTCGCAGTATCAGGTCCGCCGTTCGATGCGAGAGGTCGAGCTGCACGGCGTCACCATTCCGGCGGGCAAGCCGGTGTTCCTCATCAACGGCGCCGCCAACCGCGATCCGCAAGTCTGGACCGATCCCGACAGATTCGACATCGACCGCGACCCGCACGAAGCCACCAATCTGGGCTTCGGGTACGGGATTCACAGCTGTCTGGGCGCGGCGCTGGCCCGGATGGAGAGCGCGATCGCGCTGGAGAAGCTGCTGGACTTCATGCCTCGCTACGAGGTGGACTGGGCACACTGCAACCGGGTCCATATGCAAAACGTCGCCGGCTGGCAGAACGTGCCGGTGCGGGTGCTGCGGTGA
- a CDS encoding cytochrome P450 — MSEYGELDFFRDERLVENPYPYYEALRERCPVTREDHYGVTMVTGWDEAVAVLNDADTFSSCISVTGPFPRFPVPLEGDDVTELIERHRDELPFSDQLPTLDPPTHTNHRALLMRLITPKRLKENEDAMWLLADRVLDGYLAAGQGDFIKDFASPFTLLVIADLLGVPDEDRGTFVTNIHRHAGGGVGGTGEKPLAHNPLEFLYGTFADYVRDRRRQPRDDVLTGLATATFPDGSIPSVEDVARVACNVFSAGQETTVRLLGAALQVIGERSDIQAQLRKDRSLIPNFIEEALRIESPVKGDFRLSRVPVNVGGIDLPAGTTVMVLQAAANRDPRRFTEPAAFDPARRNARQHLSFGRGIHSCPGAPLARAETRVALERLLDRTSDIRIDERIHGPANDRRYHYVPTYILRGLTELHLEFTPA; from the coding sequence GTGAGCGAATACGGCGAGCTGGACTTCTTCCGCGACGAGCGGCTCGTCGAGAATCCTTACCCCTATTACGAGGCGCTGCGCGAGCGCTGCCCGGTGACCCGCGAAGACCACTACGGGGTGACGATGGTGACCGGCTGGGATGAAGCCGTGGCGGTGTTGAACGACGCCGACACGTTTTCCTCCTGTATCTCGGTGACGGGACCGTTTCCGCGTTTCCCGGTGCCGCTCGAGGGTGACGACGTCACCGAACTGATCGAGCGGCACCGCGACGAGCTGCCGTTCAGCGACCAGCTGCCCACCCTGGACCCGCCGACACATACCAACCATCGCGCCCTGTTGATGCGGCTGATCACCCCTAAGCGCCTCAAGGAAAACGAGGACGCCATGTGGCTGCTCGCCGACCGGGTGCTCGACGGGTACCTGGCTGCGGGACAAGGTGATTTCATCAAGGACTTCGCGAGCCCGTTCACGCTGCTGGTCATCGCCGACTTGCTCGGTGTCCCCGACGAAGATCGCGGAACCTTCGTCACCAACATCCACCGTCACGCCGGTGGCGGTGTCGGCGGCACCGGCGAGAAACCGTTGGCGCACAACCCGCTGGAATTTCTCTACGGAACCTTCGCCGACTACGTCCGCGACCGCCGCCGCCAGCCCCGCGACGACGTGCTGACCGGCCTGGCCACCGCCACCTTCCCCGACGGCTCCATCCCGAGCGTCGAGGACGTGGCCCGGGTTGCCTGCAATGTCTTTTCGGCGGGCCAGGAAACCACGGTGCGGTTGTTGGGTGCCGCCTTGCAGGTCATCGGGGAGCGATCCGACATCCAGGCGCAGTTGCGCAAGGATCGCAGCCTGATCCCCAACTTCATCGAGGAAGCGCTGCGCATCGAGAGCCCGGTCAAGGGAGACTTCCGCTTGTCCCGGGTACCGGTCAACGTGGGCGGTATCGACCTGCCGGCCGGTACGACGGTGATGGTTCTGCAGGCCGCGGCCAATCGGGATCCGCGCCGGTTCACCGAGCCCGCCGCGTTCGACCCGGCCCGCAGGAACGCCCGCCAGCATCTGTCGTTCGGGCGGGGGATCCACAGCTGTCCCGGTGCGCCGCTGGCGCGTGCCGAGACCCGGGTGGCGCTGGAGCGGCTGCTCGACCGGACATCGGACATCAGGATCGACGAGCGGATCCACGGTCCCGCGAATGACCGCCGCTACCACTATGTTCCGACTTACATCCTGCGCGGCCTGACCGAACTGCACCTGGAGTTCACGCCGGCATGA